From the Gorilla gorilla gorilla isolate KB3781 chromosome 22, NHGRI_mGorGor1-v2.1_pri, whole genome shotgun sequence genome, one window contains:
- the KRTAP8-1 gene encoding keratin-associated protein 8-1 — protein sequence MLCDNFPGAVFPGCYWGSYGYPLGYSVGCGYGSTYSPVGYGFGYGYNGCGAFGYRRYWPFALY from the coding sequence ATGCTCTGCGACAACTTCCCCGGGGCTGTCTTCCCAGGATGCTACTGGGGCAGCTATGGCTACCCGCTGGGATATAGCGTTGGCTGTGGCTATGGCAGCACCTACTCTCCAGTGGGCTATGGCTTCGGCTATGGCTACAACGGCTGTGGGGCTTTCGGCTACAGGAGATACTGGCCATTTGCTCTCTACTGA